Within the Dunckerocampus dactyliophorus isolate RoL2022-P2 chromosome 10, RoL_Ddac_1.1, whole genome shotgun sequence genome, the region AAAAAACACCATTCAATTGTgcaagattgcaacttttttcttaaaaacatacaattttaCTTTCATCTTGGACTTATTTTTCTAACAAAAATAGTTTAATCCCATAAGATTACAAATTTATATTTGAAAGATTACAAAAaggcttgtttaaaaaaaaaaagttactttcATTTTACAACAGTTTTTCTAATAAaaatatgtccatccatccattttctataccgcttctcctctttagggtcgtgggggcatgctggagcctatcccagctgacttcgggcgagaggtggggtacaccctggactggtcaccagccaatggcagggcacatatagacaaacaaccattcacactcacattcatacctatggacaatttagagtctccaattaacctaacatgcatgtttttggaatgtgggaggaaaccggagtacctggagaaaacccacacacacacggggagaacatgcaaactctacacagaaatgcccaggggacaatcgaacccaggtctgcTAACCACTAGATGACCTTTTCCTTAACATATGACTTTAATCTTACAtttttctaaataattttttttttcaaactactTTAATCTCGCAAGAACTTTTTTCAACATGACTTTCGTCTTGCAAGATTACAAATTATATTaatcttgcaattttttttttttttactttcatctcctgcattttttttggtaaaaaatcCCCCAAAACTTTGTTTGCAAGATTTCTAAACATTTGACTTTGATAGGTATGATTCTAACGTTTTTCTAAAAACTCTATTGGACTTGTAAGATGATGACGTTCTCTTgaataaatacaacttttttcatgtgGTATTACATCCTCGTATGATTTAGACTTTTTTCCAAGAAAAAGACTTGGCTCTTGTAAgacacttgttttgtttttttactcaaaaaacagaaaaaacattcTTGCAAGATTTTGTACTTTAATTGTGTAATAGTACAACTTTTCTAATAAatacttgcaactttttttcttgaaatattacaagactTTCAATTTTGACATTAATCTTGTAACattgaaagtattttttcatgtgCCATTGGAGGGACTTTTGAAAGTACTGTAGTTCTAATAGTATAAAGCAGTGTATcgtataaatgtgttttttatgctATATTCTCTCGTGAAAGTGACTTTTTCATTTGTctgaagcaaggaaagattgtGTGTTGCCTCCAAGCACGTTGGACATGTTGTCCCCTTCAAGCACACTTGTTCATGCACATGAGCAGCTCCATGCGGACAGCGATGCGGGTGTGCCAGCCCAGAGGAAGCAGGCGGATGTAGCGGGCCACGATGGGCGGACGCAGCAGGTTCTGAACGGTGGACGAGCGGTCCGAATTCCCATAGAAAACCTGAGTGTCAAGTAATTGCGTTATGTGTAAGCACTCACGTGCTGTACGTAgagtatatacatgtacattcaAACACTTCAACTCCATACTGGACTGCCATGCGCTCAGGTGAAAACAAATGTCATGTGCgtgccaggccactagttggcagtGTTACTTAGCAACCACACACTACATGCATGAACAccagcttaaagggatagttcggatttttgacatgaagtagtgtgacatcccatcagcagtgtagtgcatcaacattgacttaccccccacttggtcctgaaagcccagttctggtcggattttggtgttctggttagttggtggggccgcttaagtaaagagtttggcttctcaaaacaatacgcgttcaaaagagtaatacatttgcctcctcgaaaaaatcagacctcacaatttcTCTTTTCCGTGGTATCACTACGCGCTATCGCCTGTCCTTTATTGTGTATGTCATGAAGATGGCTGCGATGCTCACTCGAGGTCtcattttttcgaggaggcatttttgtgatgcaaatgtatgactcttttgaacgcatattgtttgagaagccaaactctttacttaattccCCAGAAACCACCCAGAACTACGTTtgtcatcaccaaaatccgaccagaactatggtaaatacaattttaaaaaaaccttTCACCCtggagattacaacttttttctgatttttttaaatcttgcaatataagaaaaaaaattactttgaacttgcaatattatttttgcattattattttcatcCTTCAGGatttacaacttttcttttaaaaaaaacaattttttctcaaataaacTGAACCAATCTTGCatgattacaaccttttttctataaaaattattttagtcTTGCACagtttcaacttttttcaaaaagtaattatttAAGTCTTGCAAgattacacttaaaaaaatccttTCTTTTGTCTTGCAATATAACTATTTTTCTCAACATTTTTTACTTGTAAGATCCATTttggaacatttatttttaccttGCAagataaaattttttttttgatcattaatcttgcaagattgcaatttttgtcaaaaaaaatttACTTTAATCTTGCAAaattccatccacccatccatccatcttctaccgcttatctgagatcgggtcgcgggagcagcagcctaagcagtgaAGCCCACACTTCCCTCTccacagctacttcgtccagcgtCCAGTGGTCAGATCATTTTATCCATGACTGTATCTTCTTCTCCAAGCATCTACCTTTGACAGTGAGATGACGGGCTGTGTGCCGAgtagttgagagacatagtctctccaacgtgtcctgggtcttccccgaggcctcctaccggtcggacttgccctgaacacctccccagggaggcgtccgggaggcatcatAACCAGAtgccaagccacctcatctggctcctctcaatgcgaaggagtagcggttctactctgagtatCTCCCGGatgagcccagccaccctacggagaaaactcattgcGGCCACAATcttgtcactacccaaagctcatgaccataggtgagggtaggaacgtagatcgacggAGATCGGCTTTGAGAGGTtcgcctttcggctcagctccttcttcaccacaacggaccgatgcagagtctgcatcactgcagaagcCGCACCAATACACCTGTccatcttgcgttccatccttccctcattcgtggtacttcaactcctccacttggggcaggatctcatccccgatccggagttggcactccacccttttccgggcaagaATCATGGACTCTCATGGAATCATGGagttggaggtgctgattctcatcccagccgcttcacactctgttgtgaaccgatccagtgagagttgaagttcacggctcgatgaagccagcaggaccacatcatctgcacaAAGCAGagatcctgcagccaccaaaacgGAACCTTTCATAaactgtccataaaagtaatgaacggAATCGGTGACAAAAGGCAGACCTAATGTTAATCTTTCaagattacaatttttcttgaattttgcaagattacaactttttctttcaataaaaaaaatctttaatctGCGTAcgattgttaaaaaaaaacaacggacctaattttgcataattacaatcttttttccataaaaatgactttcATCTTCAACAAACTATAATAATACTTGAATCTTGCACAAGTACAACTCCTTCTCAAAAACGTTACttaaatcttgcaagattacagCTTTTCTCAGAAATAACTTTTTTATCTTGCAAGATTGCAATTTTCTACTGGCAAGATACATTATTAAACAATGTattttaacattgcaagattacaacttttttttttctaaaaaatattaCTTGAATCTTTCAAGATGACTCAACGTTTCCTAAAAAAACCCAATTGCATTCGTCTTGCAAGATACATTTTTATTAGAAAAACTTCAGTCTCACAAAGATTTTAAgaccttttgtaaaaaaaaaaactaaaaaaactcTTGCAGTGCCCAATTACAAAAATGACTTGAATCTTGCAAGATCaatgtcattattttactttttcaactttttttgttgaagaatgacttttaaaattacgacttctctggcaaaactttttttcttgccgTATCACATCTTATTCTTCTCAAAAAATTgaggcttttttctttattgagaaaaaaatcattttttacagTGGTCAGCCTTTGTTGTTGGGAACACAGCTTTTGTTTCCGATGAAAGGCCCACACCAGCAAGCGCTGTGctgacggaggcaaggaaataCCTCCCAGTACAGACGATCTTGGTAATCAAACATACCCTGTTGTTGCCAGTCGGGTCCTTGTAGTAGACCCAGTTGAGCGTCTCCACGGTGCGGTACTGAATGCTGTACTTGGTCATCCACTCGTCAGCGTCGCAGCGTCCCTGCGTGAGAATGCCTGACACCACGCCCACTTCCTTCAGGTCCAATTGGATCCACTGGTACTGGTCGTTGAACTTGGAGAGCCAAGCACACCTTGCAGACACGTCATCAATACTCTGTTGTCACGTACATAATAAGGCGTGTATAATAGCATATCATGTATTTAGGGTAAATGGCAGGACCTATATACCCGAAACCCTGGTTGTTGAGGCGGGCCCTGTTGGGGACCCAGGAGGAATACCAGCTGGTGTACTGGTCCTGATGGGAGCAACTGATCTGCTCCGACGTCACGGATCCTGATTCAAAGCCCAGCGCTTTGTGGTACGGACACTCTGTggaccacaacaacaacatgttgCCAAGATGTGCCAAAACATGCACAAGTCATGCCAAGGTGTTTCAAGGGATGCCAAAACATGCCAAGTCACGCCAAGTCATGCCAGGTCATGCCAAGACGTTCCATGTGATCCCAAGTCATGCCAAGACATGTCAAGATGTGCCAAGTCATGCTAAGTCATGCCAAGTTCTGCCAAAATGAGGCAAGTCATGCCAAGACATGCCAAGAGGCACCAATATGTGCCAAGTCATGCTAAATCATGCCAAGGTGTGTCAAGTCATGCCAGGTCATGCCAAGATGTTCCAAGTGATGCCAAGCCCTGCCAAGGTGTGCCAAAATGTGACCAGTCATGCTGAGCCTAGTCGTGCCAAGACATAAGTGATGCCAAGTCATGCCAAGACAAGCCAAGTCATGTAAAGACATGCTAAGACATGCCAATTGATGCCAAGTCACACCAAGTCATGCCAAGTGATGCCAAGTCATGCCAAGACATGCCAAGTCATGTAAAGACATGCTAAGACATGCCAAGTCATGCCAAGTGATGCCAAGTCATGCCAAGACATGCCGAGTGATGCTAAGCCATGCTCGGAGAGGACAAACATGGACTGAAAGTCATTCCAGGTGACCTCACCTGGCATGCAAGTCAGCAAGTAACCTTGTGAAGGCGATGGCGGCGACGGCGAGGTGGCGTCGTCGGTGGGCGGGAAGCGCGTGGGTGACTCACAGTCGCAGGTGCACGTTTGGGTGTTCCTGGTCCATGTCTCCAAGGTCTCCTGCTCCTTCTCATGGAGGACCTCCTCTTCCTGCCAAGTTAGAACGAAAGTGGAAAAGCTTTGAAAGCAACTGTGGCTGGCATTGCAGGACTTGGTGGCGTTGACACGTTTCCTCCTACCTCCTGAGTGTCAACAGCAGTCAGGGCTGGACCACACCAGAACACGCACAGAACGTCAAAAGACACATGTGAAGATTTGATTGACAAACATCTTCATGAGAGATCTTCATATTACCCTGAGacaggatgaggaggaagaggacggCCGCTGAACGAGTGGAGACCTTCATCTTCCTCTTCTTGCGCTGAAAATGTGAAGTGATGAGATTACAGTAATCCACTGGCCTGATGGCGTTATCTTCTCTAATGCTCCTCATTGGCTGGAGAACAACTTTGGAGGAGGAAGGATGACCTTTTTGGGAGGTAAACACGTTTTTGTCTTTCACTTTTGTCCTACCAATTACTAAATATTCTCTTTTACACCTGCAAGCAAGAACCACACTCaaattatgtaaataaatatcaaTTTTACAGTTCAGTCTTCCCTCGCTATAACGCGGTTCACTTTACATGGCTTCGCGATTACaccgatttttttttgtgcacaatTTTTTACAGcgtagcatgtttttttttgggttttttttacagcgtatgaacgcattGTGCTCTGTGTCCTGATTcactaagggagaacccgcattGTCTTCTACGGcccgattggctaagggactgtagaccatcaatcaatctcctccatgccatgtgtcctgtacagtacaATGCGTTCAGCTTGCCAATTTTACATAACTGTTAGATtgctagcagtgtggctctttagtgctgtatgtttgcaagttttctccctgaCAAAACTCACAATATCAACTAAACACTCTGCAATTGCATCCAAAAgtaaccattgcacaaaaaattggaattctggacatgctgaaggaaggtagaacttacgcagctgtagggcgccattacagaataaatgaatcttcggttcataccataaatccatccgtccattttctatactgcttctcctcattagggtcgcaggggttagctggagcctatcccagctgactttgagcgacaggcggggtacaccctgggctggtcaccagccaTTAGTAGGGCATCGTACCAtaaaaaggaggaaaataacataaggAAGACAGCAGCAATaaattttaacaaggatgcaaaaaaggTTTTAACTGTCCGCAATAAGACCACGGAGAGGCCGCCTCTGCGGATGCCGGAGCAGAGGCATAcataaacaaatttaaagccatcatTGAGGAAGGGGGATAAGCCTGAACAAGTTTTTAATATGgaagagacaggcttattttggaaacactacatcACTGATTCAGCCCATGGACCAAGGCCGATATCAGACATCCCTCCTAATTTGCACATTATTTACATATGATgttggaaaaaaagcacaaccttgtagaagagaagaaaaagtgagtaaaaacactttaattatgtttagaactacagaCAAACTTGATTCCTGGTTTGTCAATttcaaattggccatcactttatcaaaataaaatcatttaaatattttatctcggaCAGCACCTCTCATAGTCTAGCCAGTGTAATAATTACATacggactcgcctccagcctccaccttgatCTTGCAATTAGAACTACTCGTTTATTTATCACACATCGTTCTTCCATCAcgcgttctgacacactgacaggtggGTGACCAAGTCCCAATGagtcatttaatgaagattaagaaacatttacgttttagatcctGCTCTGTAAAATGGCGAGATCCACCCTAGTATGAAAGAAATGTTTTCCatctttatttgactttttccttccttacagtgttaccaacatttaacaatcaacatacaaaataataatactaatatcatatcatttatttaaaaaaatactaatatcaTATAGATAATTAACtagaagtatttacacaatgcaacatttctttcagtaatggcattgctaatacatttgataaGACTATAACCTAtattatcatcatcactgacttgtcatgaattCAACTAATTACGCAGAGAATCAAATTACCTTTAAGCTACATTGCGTGggagtcccacacaatatacactttgtgagtcttgcccactgtcctgtttatttacaacaaccagtgttataaatttaaatttttatgacacataccagtctttgtttttggggaacttgaaaaatgacaaacctGGTCTTTTGgagcgtctattagagcaattaatggaTGAGCAGTGTGCagaggacatgtttacaatgcaatgtttctggattctgctcaccatcatggagGCCAAACCCGCGCAAAGCGTACTACGAAAGTGACATAATTTGACATGTTTGTCTCAGTTCTAGTGTCCTTGGCTTGGTATGAATCTATGTATATGCTTTATCTCGTCCAATCCGCGTCGCTGGTCTTTGATTGACGTCCATAACAGCCATACAGCGGGGTGTCACTGATTTTGATCATGGAGAGGGTGGAAATTAAGACTTAGCCAATGAACTATCAACTTCCGCGTTTCTCTGGCCAATCAGGAAGTTTCTGGCGATCAGCAGAAGCTGCGGGCGGTGATGGCTGGCACATTTCTTCTTCTGAGGGAAAAGCAGTGTTAATGTAAAGgtaacaagttttttttttacttttaacatTCGACGTTAGGCTGACGGTTGGTTACTGGGGGTTGTGTTTTCTAAAAAGCTAGTAATCGCCGAATAACGGCGACTTTACTTCCGTTAAGCGTTGTTATAGTGGTCTTGAGACGAGTCATGTCACTtccatattattttaatatgtcaCCTTTACTTCTTACCTTTTTCCTCTTTCAACCTTCATTAACTGACTTTGGCTTGTTGGTTTTCTACACTTTCTGTTTGGCATCGAGAAAACGTGTTGATGTGAAATTTATCCACTTGTTCCCCTTTCTGTCCTATAAGCGCCTTTGGTTAGGACTTTGTGTCCATTGCGTCTCACCATGTCCGTTTTTCATTGCAGATGCAGTTCATGCTTCTTTTCAGCAGACAGGGCAAGCTTCGACTCCAGAAGTGGTACGTGCCGCTGTCTgataaggagaagaagaagatcaCCAGAGAGTTGGTGCAGACCATCCTGGCCCGCAAACCCAAAATGTGTAGCTTCCTGGAGTGGAGAGATCTGAAGATCGTGTACAAGAGGCAAGTAGAATCAAAACAATCGAATAGTGGCCTCTGCTGTTGACAGTTGGCGTCATCACAGTCACATGACGGCGTGTCAGTCAACGCAAAGGTCTTCCATTGatggcattttatgtttttgttctcCTCCCCCCAAGTAGCGCAAGAGCTGACATAATACAGCAGTCGGCAGGCTCCACCAATCTGTACGTGTCTCCTTCGCATAAACGCCTGCTACTCTGTGCAGTTGATGAGCAAAATGCCCGTGGCCACAGTTTGGGTTGGTGTTTACATAACTGATGGCAGATTAGCGTGAGGTGTGAGCCCCCTGAATAGTGTGACATCACGCTAGCACAAAACCACTTTattatttagaccaggggtgtcattAGCACTGGGGCCATGCTGCACATTGGAGAAATAACattaaaccaaaaacaaaaaatgtttcaaaaagtagcacaaaaaggcaaaatgtcaaGAGAAGGAGAtaaaagttgattaaaaaaaagttttgtcttAAAATTTATATAAAGTTTTTTTAATCCtctttacaaaattaaaaaatactgaaaatgatcaaagtggcccccccgcatcatttgattttcagtatgcgatTAGATGAACCAACAAAATATCACAATCAAGTTCTGACTTGAAAAGAACACTTTGCCTCTGCCGGTTCTGTCATACTccccctagaccaggggtgctcacacttttttagacTGCGAgccacttttaaaatgacccaaagatcccaaagatctaccaacttctataaatatagaaagtatatatatatatttgctatatttatttaaaaaaaatatgagtaggtatttatgtacattatacatgtactgtatatcagtagtgcacgcactttctcagcatgcaagtacaagtcaaaatgatctacgtctttctataaaacatataacatatacaaaatgtaaccagtaaactctgaaattctattgtaaataataatgattagtatttcacattcacattgtcaaagtttacaggtcatcaaagtagttgctatcataattcacttcaatatggaaataaagataattccacataactcctaaatagttgtgtacataaccagAGTACTgttaatatgtcagtcaaattagctatgcaacgttcattagggcacacagttcatgtattacatccagttagcatttgctatcaaacattacccatatacaagaattgaaaatgatgatgcaaaagacaatgcagcccaagtcaaggcaacatattgaaaaggtttcactaatgggcacatttttaatttcatcatgaaataatagtttaagaggcgaacgtgtagaaaacactgatttctgtagtagagttcatgatgccacgcaaagccagtaaacaatacactttttttttctacataccTAGCCGCTGCAAGTGAACAGATCACTTTTGTtgtagatatagacatcttaccgctgagttagttcatccataatcacaataataaagattaaAGTtacatcttcgtgtgtagcttcaaacgcaagcgcgaatcaggaggggagcttaatgtcagctgactgatgtcatatgacaactacaaagtgacgtttacacgATCAACCCGGGGTAAACGTTTTTGGTTGCGGGATAAAAGTTCCTGATTCTGGGGTAAAACTTTTTTGTTCAGGCGTAGAAGTTTTTGGTTTTGGGGTAAAAGTTCCTGGTTTTGGTGTGAAGTTCTTATGGTAGAAACAGAtttgccaaccttgaagaaattatGAGTCTAGTGCACCTGCCTCTCACACACCCCTGATACCGCACTGCGCCCCACTCAAGGGGCCTGCCCCACCATTTGAGAAACACTGGCCTATGCTAATCAGGCAGCTTTTCAGTGTTGCATTCTGTAGTGCACAATGAACCAACATTATTTTTTGGACAAACCAACTGATTACAGCAAGTGCAAA harbors:
- the LOC129189286 gene encoding retinoschisin-like isoform X1; translated protein: MRKKRKMKVSTRSAAVLFLLILSQALTAVDTQEEEEVLHEKEQETLETWTRNTQTCTCDCESPTRFPPTDDATSPSPPSPSQGYLLTCMPECPYHKALGFESGSVTSEQISCSHQDQYTSWYSSWVPNRARLNNQGFGCAWLSKFNDQYQWIQLDLKEVGVVSGILTQGRCDADEWMTKYSIQYRTVETLNWVYYKDPTGNNRVFYGNSDRSSTVQNLLRPPIVARYIRLLPLGWHTRIAVRMELLMCMNKCA
- the LOC129189286 gene encoding retinoschisin-like isoform X2, with amino-acid sequence MRKKRKMKVSTRSAAVLFLLILSQALTAVDTQEEEEVLHEKEQETLETWTRNTQTCTCDCESPTRFPPTDDATSPSPPSPSQGYLLTCMPECPYHKALGFESGSVTSEQISCSHQDQYTSWYSSWVPNRARLNNQGFGCAWLSKFNDQYQWIQLDLKEVGVVSGILTQGRCDADEWMTKYSIQYRTVETLNWVYYKDPTGNNRVFYGNSDRSSTVQNLLRPPIVARYIRLLPLGWHTRIAVRMELLMCMNKCA
- the LOC129189286 gene encoding retinoschisin-like isoform X3 codes for the protein MKVSTRSAAVLFLLILSQALTAVDTQEEEEVLHEKEQETLETWTRNTQTCTCDCESPTRFPPTDDATSPSPPSPSQGYLLTCMPECPYHKALGFESGSVTSEQISCSHQDQYTSWYSSWVPNRARLNNQGFGCAWLSKFNDQYQWIQLDLKEVGVVSGILTQGRCDADEWMTKYSIQYRTVETLNWVYYKDPTGNNRVFYGNSDRSSTVQNLLRPPIVARYIRLLPLGWHTRIAVRMELLMCMNKCA